One stretch of Streptomyces peucetius DNA includes these proteins:
- a CDS encoding mandelate racemase/muconate lactonizing enzyme family protein, which yields MRITGISTHVIGTPWRNLTYVQIHTDEGLTGIGETRMLGHTDALIGYLREAEANHIAGSDPFAVEDLVRRMKYGDYGRAGEIVMSGIACVEMACWDIKGKALGVPVWQLLGGKVHDRVKAYANGWYTTERTPEAYHKAARAVMERGYRALKIDPFGTGHYELSHEETLYSVSLIEAVRDAIGPDAELMLEMHGRFSPSTAVRLAGELAPYRPAWLEEPVPPENLKALTKVAGKVDMPIATGERIHDRIEFRELFESQAADILQPDVGHIGGILETRKLAATAETHYMLVAPHNVGGPVLTAASLQVGFSTPNFKILEHFNDFADAEIKKVVKGAPQVVDGYFELSHAPGLGVELDTDAAAEFPQQQARFDLWAEGWEKRDPTGKQA from the coding sequence TTGCGCATCACGGGAATCAGCACACATGTGATCGGAACCCCTTGGCGGAACCTCACCTACGTGCAGATCCACACCGACGAGGGGCTCACCGGCATCGGGGAGACCCGCATGCTGGGCCACACCGACGCCCTCATCGGTTATCTGCGCGAGGCGGAGGCGAACCACATCGCGGGCTCCGACCCGTTCGCCGTCGAGGACCTGGTGCGCCGCATGAAGTACGGCGACTACGGCCGGGCCGGCGAGATCGTCATGTCGGGCATCGCCTGCGTGGAGATGGCCTGCTGGGACATCAAGGGCAAGGCCCTCGGAGTGCCGGTCTGGCAGCTGCTCGGCGGCAAGGTCCACGACCGGGTCAAGGCGTACGCGAACGGCTGGTACACCACCGAGCGGACCCCGGAGGCGTACCACAAGGCCGCCCGCGCGGTGATGGAGCGCGGCTACCGGGCCCTGAAGATCGACCCGTTCGGCACGGGCCACTACGAGCTGTCGCACGAGGAGACGCTGTACTCGGTGTCGCTGATCGAGGCGGTCCGGGACGCGATCGGCCCCGATGCCGAGCTGATGCTGGAGATGCACGGCCGCTTCTCCCCGTCCACCGCCGTGCGGCTGGCGGGCGAGCTCGCCCCGTACCGGCCGGCCTGGCTCGAGGAGCCCGTGCCGCCGGAGAATCTCAAGGCGCTCACGAAGGTTGCCGGGAAGGTCGACATGCCGATCGCCACCGGCGAACGCATCCACGACCGCATCGAGTTCCGTGAGCTGTTCGAGTCGCAGGCGGCCGACATCCTCCAGCCGGACGTCGGCCACATCGGCGGCATCCTGGAGACCCGCAAGCTCGCCGCCACGGCCGAGACCCACTACATGCTCGTGGCACCGCACAACGTCGGCGGACCCGTTCTGACGGCCGCGTCGCTCCAGGTCGGCTTCTCCACGCCGAACTTCAAGATCCTCGAGCACTTCAACGACTTCGCCGACGCCGAGATCAAGAAGGTCGTCAAGGGGGCGCCGCAGGTCGTGGACGGCTACTTCGAGCTGTCCCACGCACCGGGGCTCGGGGTCGAGCTGGACACCGACGCCGCGGCGGAATTCCCGCAGCAGCAGGCCAGGTTCGACCTGTGGGCCGAGGGCTGGGAGAAGCGCGACCCGACGGGGAAGCAGGCATGA
- a CDS encoding zinc-dependent alcohol dehydrogenase has protein sequence MTAGGADHPSREIVLDGPGRFRQARHTPRPPGPGEAQVRVAAVGICGSDREVFQGTRPEGYVRYPVVPGHEWSGTVAAVGDGVPGSLVGRKVVGEGFRNCQVCDRCHAGETTLCGAGYEETGFTRPGAMASTLTLPARLLHLLPDDADPAAAALLEPAACVAAAALKADVRPGERVAVVGTGTLGMLAAQLLHACSPAELLMVGTRPDRAETARSFGATDYRTVEEEPLPGGVDVVVEAAGSASAARASAALLRRGGRLVLTGIPAPGAVGLDPTDLVVRQLEVRTVFGAPPAAWAHAVRAFAAGLLTPLPLVTHELTLDEFEHAMDLVGSGDPAVGKVLLRP, from the coding sequence ATGACCGCCGGCGGGGCGGACCACCCGTCCCGGGAGATCGTCCTCGACGGTCCCGGCCGGTTCCGGCAGGCGCGGCACACCCCGCGCCCGCCGGGCCCCGGCGAGGCACAGGTCCGTGTCGCGGCGGTCGGCATCTGCGGCAGTGACCGGGAGGTGTTCCAGGGCACCCGGCCGGAGGGCTACGTCCGCTACCCCGTCGTACCGGGACACGAGTGGTCGGGCACCGTGGCGGCCGTCGGTGACGGTGTACCCGGCTCCCTCGTCGGCCGGAAGGTCGTTGGCGAGGGCTTCCGCAACTGCCAGGTCTGCGACCGCTGCCACGCGGGCGAGACCACACTGTGCGGCGCCGGTTACGAGGAGACCGGGTTCACCCGGCCCGGGGCGATGGCCTCGACCCTCACCCTCCCGGCCCGGCTGCTGCACCTGCTGCCGGACGACGCCGATCCGGCGGCCGCCGCCCTGCTCGAGCCGGCGGCGTGTGTCGCCGCCGCGGCGCTCAAGGCGGACGTCCGCCCCGGTGAGCGCGTGGCCGTCGTGGGCACCGGCACGCTGGGCATGCTCGCCGCGCAGCTCCTCCACGCCTGCTCCCCCGCCGAGTTGCTGATGGTGGGCACCCGGCCCGACCGGGCCGAAACGGCCCGGTCCTTCGGAGCGACGGACTACCGCACGGTGGAAGAAGAGCCTCTGCCGGGCGGGGTCGACGTCGTCGTCGAGGCCGCCGGGTCGGCGTCGGCCGCCCGGGCTTCGGCCGCGCTGCTGCGGCGCGGCGGCCGGCTGGTGCTCACCGGTATTCCCGCGCCCGGCGCCGTCGGGCTGGACCCGACCGATCTCGTGGTGCGCCAGCTGGAGGTGCGGACCGTTTTCGGCGCGCCGCCGGCCGCCTGGGCCCACGCCGTGCGCGCCTTCGCCGCCGGGCTGCTCACCCCACTGCCGCTGGTCACCCATGAGCTGACGCTCGACGAGTTCGAGCACGCCATGGACCTGGTGGGCTCCGGCGACCCCGCGGTCGGCAAGGTGCTGCTGCGCCCCTGA